The Shewanella japonica genome has a window encoding:
- the proB gene encoding glutamate 5-kinase, which translates to MSLRHNTRIVVKVGSALIAPGNDGCSAKYLKNIAQFIQNCRQQGQQVILVSSGSVAAGRQWFDVDSPTKALKKAMAAAGQNDMMAIWAKLLDMPLAQILLTHADLCNRERYVSIKDTIESLLEHNVLPVINENDTMTSEELKVGDNDNLAAMAAAAIDADTLIMCTDVNGLYDKNPHQYDNAQLIQQVNEITSKIYSMAGGAVSATGTGGMLTKIQAAEKATAQGIDTLIINGFENASFEQLLAGKNPGTHFLANIEPLSPAIHWMTHTVKERGEVIINDTTTTHFASDEDMLTSGNILEVKGQFSAGDTILVSTDDGTKVAKAKTNYSSCLLNYIAQEQDDENTSQSYFAQNDSIISKEHLTVLENE; encoded by the coding sequence ATGTCTTTACGTCACAACACGCGCATCGTAGTCAAAGTTGGCAGTGCCCTTATTGCACCAGGAAACGATGGCTGTAGCGCTAAATACCTTAAAAATATTGCTCAGTTTATTCAAAACTGTCGCCAGCAAGGACAACAAGTAATACTTGTTTCATCTGGCTCTGTTGCTGCTGGGCGACAATGGTTTGATGTTGATTCGCCAACTAAAGCGTTAAAGAAAGCCATGGCAGCGGCAGGTCAAAATGACATGATGGCAATATGGGCTAAGTTACTCGATATGCCATTAGCCCAAATCCTGTTAACTCATGCAGATTTATGTAATAGAGAACGCTACGTCAGTATCAAAGACACCATTGAGTCATTGTTAGAGCACAATGTACTGCCTGTAATTAATGAAAATGACACCATGACGTCTGAAGAACTTAAAGTGGGTGATAACGACAACCTAGCAGCGATGGCAGCGGCGGCAATTGATGCTGATACCCTTATCATGTGCACAGACGTTAACGGCCTTTATGATAAAAACCCACATCAATACGACAACGCCCAACTTATTCAGCAAGTGAATGAGATAACCTCCAAAATATATTCAATGGCGGGAGGCGCGGTAAGCGCAACTGGCACAGGAGGGATGTTAACTAAAATCCAAGCGGCAGAAAAAGCCACTGCACAGGGTATTGATACCTTAATTATTAATGGGTTTGAGAATGCCTCTTTCGAACAACTACTGGCAGGTAAAAACCCTGGCACCCACTTCCTAGCTAATATCGAGCCACTCTCACCCGCGATTCATTGGATGACGCACACTGTCAAAGAGCGTGGTGAAGTCATCATTAATGACACCACAACCACCCACTTTGCAAGTGATGAAGATATGCTCACAAGTGGCAATATCCTTGAGGTGAAGGGGCAGTTTTCGGCAGGAGATACCATCTTAGTATCGACCGATGATGGCACCAAAGTGGCTAAAGCTAAAACCAATTACAGTAGCTGTTTACTTAATTATATCGCTCAAGAACAGGATGACGAGAATACAAGCCAAAGCTATTTTGCGCAAAACGATTCTATTATTTCGAAAGAGCACTTAACCGTATTGGAGAACGAATGA